acttttgtacctgtttcctccagcatctccacaaggtcctttgctgttgttctgggattgatttgcacttttcgcaccaaagtatgttcatctcttaggagacagaacgcgtctccttcctgagcggtttgacggctgcgtggtcccatggtgtttatacttgcgtactattgtttgtacaaatgaatgtggtaccttcaggcgtttggaaattgctcccaaggatgaaccagacttgtggaggtctacaaattttttttctgagttcttggctgatttcttttgattttcctatggtcaagcaaagaggcactgagtttgaaggtaggccttgaaatacatccacaagtacacctctaattgactcaaatgatgtcaatcagcctataagaagcttctaaagccatgacgtcattttcgggaattttccaagctgtttaaaggcacagtcaacttagtgtatgtaaacttctgacccactggaattgtgatacagtgtgatacagtgaattataagtgaaataatctgtctgtaaacaattgttggaaaaattacttgtgtcatgcacaaagtagatcctaaccgacttgccaaaactatagtttgctaattaacaagacatttgtggagtggttgaaaaacgagttttaatgactccaacctaagtgtatgtaaacttctgacttcaactgtatatatatatatatatatctatataaaaCATAATTAATCTTTGAcaatatggagtattgtgtgcagGTCAGTGACAAAACATCATTTAAAATTCAGTcaataacaacaaaatgtggaaaaatgcatttttcagaaggcactgtacatagctacctcaattacctcgtacccctacacaTCAGCTTGGTCCTGGTACTACCtctattacctcgtacccctacacaTCAGCTTGGTCCTGGTACTACCtctattacctcgtaccccttcaCATCAGTTTGGACCTGgtgctacctcaattacctcgtaccccttcaCATCAGCGTGGTCCTGGTGCTACCtctattacctcgtacccctttACATCAGCTTGGTCCTGATACTCCCTGTACATAGCTACCTCtgttacctcgtacccctacacaTCAGCATGGTCCTGgtgctacctcaattacctcgtacccctttACATCAGCTTGGTCCTGGTGCTACCtctattacctcgtaccccttcaCATCagcttggtactggtactccctgtatgtatagtgcattcagaaagtattcacaccccttgactttttccacattttgttacgttacagccttattctaaaatggatttaatacacatttttccttatcaatccacacaaaaccccataatgacaaacaaaacaaaaacaggtttttagacctTTTTGCAAAGTTATTACAAaaacaaacacagaaatacattatttccataagtattcagaccctttactatgacacTCAAagttgagctcagatgcatcttatttccattaatcatccttgagatgtttctacaacttgattggagtccacctgtggtaaactcaattgattcaacataatttggaaaggcatacacctgtctatataaggtcccacagttgacagtgcatgtcagagcgaaaaccaaaccatgcggtcaaaggaattgtccgtagtgccctgagacaggattgtgttgaagcacagatctggggaagggtaccaaaacattttttcAGCATTCGAGGTCCAGTGTTGGCGGCGGTGAAATGGCAGGAGAGGGCATCAGGCTTGGTATTCTTAGAACCGGGGCGATAAGTAAGTGTGAAATTGAATCTCCTGAAGAACAACGCCCACCTGGCTTGCCGGGAATTCAAGCGTTTCTGTGGTCAGTCCACACGATGAAGTAGGGGTTACAGAGCCCTCCGGCCAGTGACGCCAAGCCTCAAGAGGCAGCTTAACTGCCAGGAGTTCCCGTTTACCGATGTCaaaattcttctctgcaggtgaGAGCTTACGGGAAAAGAATGCACATGGGTGGACCTTCTGAACAGAGGGGGAATGTTGAGACAGAACAGCACCTACCCCGGTGTCGGAGGAGTCCACCTCCACGATGAACTGGAGTTCTGGGTCGGGCTGAGTAGGGACCGGAGCGGAGGTGAAGCGACGCTTGAGTTCCAGGAACACTGCCTCTTTCTCAGGGGTCCAGTGGAACGGAGTGGAGGGGGAGgtgagggtgatgagaggtgcttCCAGACGGCTGTAGTTGCAGATGAAACGTCTGTAAAAAATTGGCAAACCCCAGGAAATACTGTAGCTGCTTCAGGTTAGAGGGCGCAGGCAACTCTGTGACTGCCATGTCTTGGCGGGGTCCAATAATATAACCCAGGAAAGACACAGAGGAAGCATGGAACTCACATTTCTCAGCTTTGACAAATATTCTCCCACAGCCGTTGGAGAACTTGGCGAAAGTGTTGCTGGTGAGCCTCAGGGTCCTTAGAAAAAATCTGAATGTCATCGAAATAGACAATAACGAAGCGTCCAATCACATGTCTCAGCACATCACTGACCAGGTTCTGGAAAACAGCAGGGGCGTTAGTAAGAACAAAAGGCATGACCAAATACTCAGTGGCCAAGTGGTGGGTTAAACCcagttttccactcgtccccctctctgatgcggacAAGGTGGTAGGCATTCTGGAGGTCAAGTTTGGTGAACACCGTGACACCAGAGCAAAAGCAGAACTGATGAGTGGCAAAGGAAACTTGTTCTTCACTATGATGTTATTCAGCCCACGGAAGTCTATTCACGGCCTCAGTGACCCATCCTTTTTATTTACAAAGAAAACACCAGCACCCACCTGAGAGGAAGAAGGCCTGATAAGTCCCGAAACCAGGGAATACTGGATGTACCTCTCCATGGCCTGCTGCTCGGGGCGAGAGAGGTTATACAACCGGCTACAGGGGAGAGGAGCGCTAGAATGGAGGTCGATGGCGCAGTCGTACGGCCGATGAGGCGGCAGCTACAGGGCGTGGTGCTTGCTGAACACAGGACCTAGATCGTGACACTCTGGAAGAACTGATGACAGGTCCGGAGGTTCTGGAATGGACTGGGGCAAAGATAAGGGCAGGGGCAGAATGTAGACAATTCTAGTGACAAAATTAACTCCAAGTGGTTACCCTTCCAGCGGTCCAGTGGATCTGAGGGTTGTGCAGCTTTAACCATGGATGGCCAAGAACCAGGGGAGACTGAGGACAGTCGATTATGTGGAAACTGATCCTTTCCTGGTGGTCTCCAGAGAGATGCCGGATGACAGGGACGGTCCTCTCCCAGACACGGGCGAGGAGCTGTCCTTTCCTGGTGGTCTCCAGAGAGATGCAGGATGACAGGGACGGTCCTCTCCCAGACACGGGCGAGGGGCTGTCCTTTCCTGGTGGTCTCCAAAGAGATGCAGGATGACAGGGACGGTCCTCTCCCAGACACGGGCGAGGGGCTGTCCTTTCCTGGTGGTCTCCAGAGAGATGCAGGATGACAGGGACGGTCCTCTCCCAGGGTAACGACACCAGGGTCCAGGAAACTCTCGTCGGCGCCTGAGTCGATAAGAGCAGGCAGAGGAAAAGCCTGACTCTGCCACACGAGGGCGCCGTCGAGCAGGGGTCTGGGGGGGAGACGGGCAGGCGATTTGGCTCAACAGTATATCCCCCACTACTGCCAAGCCACCACTTTTACTGGACGCAGGGAACAAGTGGAGACAAAGTGACCAACCTGGCCACCGTATAGGCAGCTCCTAGTGCTGATTCACCGCTGCCTCTCCTCTGGAGAGAGACGGGCCCGGCCGAGCTGCACGGAGGCAGCCAGTCAGGAAGGAAATCTTGACCCGTTCGCGAGCATAAGAGTTGGGCTGTTGCTGAAGCCAGTCAGGAGGGAAATCTTGACCCGTTCGCGAGCATAAGAGTTGGGCTGTTGCTGAAGCCAGTCAGGAAGGAAATCTTGACCCGTTCGCGAGCATAAGAGTTGGGCTGTTGCTGAAGCCAGTCAGGAAGGAAATGTTGACCGTTCGCTAGCATAAGAGTTGGGCTGTTGCTGAAGCCAGTCAGGAAGGAAATGTTGACCCGTTCGCTAGCATAAGAGTTGGGCTGTTGCTCGAATAGTGAACATTGTACTAAAAAGGctctgtgtgtagattgatgaagaccATGTTTATgtatgagggaaaaaactattgaatccatttcagaataaatacgtaacaaaatgtagaaaaagtcaagaggtctgaatactttccaaatgcactgtagctatTTTATTTAGACTTGTTATTCTTcttcgttattcactgtgtatttatttctTGTGTCACTATTTTATATGTTGTATTATCAACTCggcattgttggaaaatgaccCATAGGTCAGCATTTCACTATTAGcatacatctgttgtttacgaagcaaatGACAAATGAAATTTGATTGTGATTGAAATAGGTGCCGCCAGTCATTTTGGGTGCCTGAACTCAGCAATATGTTTAAGCCAATATTCTGTTAGAGGTTctggaactcaagcagtagaatatGTGAGGTGCTGGAACTCAGTTCTGGTGTTCTGTTCAATGTCAAGCTTGTGTATTTCCCTCCCTGATTCAAGCAGCAAATGGACACAAAAGCAGACGCTAATACAACGCTGTTAAAGAGCAAATTCTTCTGGTAATAATTTGTGCTTCAGTGTCTTGTCAGTGTTGGAAGAGATACTCTGGAGCAGCTGCAGTGTGTCTGGGGCTGCTGTGTGTTCTCCTACTGGCTGGGATCACAGGCCTGTTACTCTACCGTGAGTTTGATTTGTTCTCACTCAAACATTCTTCATCATCAGTGGTGTTACGACCAGGgttcaattacatttacattccaGTCAATTCCATTCAGAAAGTACACCACATTTAAATTCCAGGAATTGGAAATCAATTGGAATtccagtgtacttcctgaattgactggaattgaaatgcaactgaccccaaccctggtcatGTCTGATTAACTTTTACACTGTTACCTTGTTCAATGATCATATTATTTCACAGAGAGAAACCAGTTGACCAGCTCCAACACCCTGACCAAAGAGAGGGACCAGCTACAGACAAGCGACAACAACCTGACTGCAGAGAGAGACCAGCAACAGACTAGCAAcaacaccctgaccttagagagagaccagctacagaccagatacaacaacctgactgcagagagagaccagctacagaccagatacaacaacctgactgaagagagagaccagctacagaccagatacaacaccCTGACCAAAGAGAGCTACCAGCTACAGAAAGAGATAGTACGTCTGAAACAATCTACAGTTGAGAAAGGTGAGTCAAATTGTCTCATTACTGTTCTGTTTGACAGTCTCTGTATCAGTTCACATGTCACTTACCAACAGGAAATGTAACTTATATTAAATGAACAATGTGATAAATATTCTCCAACTTCCAAACCGTCCATTAGTTAGTGCCCTGTCTTCCTTGAGTGTCTGATTGATACTTAATTCAATGTTGTATTAAAGTGACTAAAGCAAGAAATGTTCAACTTACAGTGTGTCCGCGAGGTTGGAAGAAGCTTGGTAGCAGTTGTTACTACGTCTCTACTGAGTACAAATCCTGGGAGGAGAGCAGACAGGACTGCAGATATAGAGGAGCAGACCTGGTGGTTATCAAGAGCCAAGAACAACaggtgtgtcagagagagagagaaagagagagtgacagagtgagagagagtgagagacagagagagtgagagagagtgagagagtgagagagattgacagacatagagagtgagagagtgagaaagtgagtgagtgagagacaaaaacagagggatagagtgagagagagagtgagagagagagagagagagagagagagagagagagagagagagagagagagagagagagagagagagagagagagagagagagagagagagagagagagagagagagagagagagagagagagagagagagagagagagagagagagactatgtaTTAACAATGTTGTGTCTCTTCCACAACTACAGACATTAGTCAACTGGTTATGTGGAGTGTATGACTATGTCTGGATTggtctgactgactctgttactgaggGGACCTGGAAATGGGTGGACGACACACGACTGACCACAACGTAAGACATTAATGAATTGTGTGTCACTATGAAATCCCTGTCTGGAGTAGGAGGTTCAAATTGGACAGCCTGATTCTATGTGTTTCTCCTACAGGTATTGGAACAGTGGACAGTCTGATTCTATGTGTTGTTTCTCCTACAGGTATTGGAACAGTGGACAGTCTGATTCTATGTGTTGTTTCTCCTACAGGTATTGGAACAGTGGACAGTCTGATTCTATGTGTTGTTTCTCCTACAGGTATTGGAACAGTGGACAGCCTGATTCTATGTGTTGTTTCTCTTACAGGTATTGGAACAGTGGACAGCCTGATTCTATGTGTTGTTTCTCCTACAggttttggaacagtggacaGCCTGATTCTGTGTTGTTTCTCCTACAGGTATTGGAACAGTGGACAGTCTGATTCTATGTGTTGTTTCTCCTACAGGTATTGGAACAGTGGACAGTCTGATTCTATGTGTTGTTTCTCCTACAGGTATTGGAACAGTGGACAGTCTGATTCTATGTGTTGTTTCTCCTACAGGTATTGGAACAGTGGACAGCCTGATTCTATGTGTTGTTTCTCCTACAGGTAATGGAACAGTGGACAGCCTGATTCTATGTGTTGTTTCTCCTACAGGTATTGGAACAGTGGACAGTCTGATTCTATGTGTTGTTTCTCCTACAGGTATTGGAACAGTGGACAGCCTGATTCTGTGTTGTTTCTTCTACAGGTATATGAACAGTGGACAGCCTGATTCTATGTGTTGTTTCTCCTACAGGTATTGGAACAATGGACAGTCTGATTCTATGTGTTGTTTCTCCTACAGGTATTGGAACAGTGGACAGTCTGATTCTATGTGTTGTTTCTTCTACAGGTATTGGAACAGTGGACAGTCTGATTCTGTGTAGTTTCTCCTACAGGTATTGGAACAGTGGACAGTCTGATTCTATGTGTTGTTTCTCCTACAggttttggaacagtggacaGCCTGATTCTATGTGTTGTTTCTCCTACAGGTATTGGAACATTGGACAGTCTGATTCTATGTGTTGTTTCTTCTACAGGTATTGGAACAGTGGACAGCCTGATTCTATGTGTTGTTTCTCCTACAGGTATTGGAACAGTGGACAGCCTGATTCTATGTGTTGTTTCTCCTACAGGTATTGGAACAGTGGACAGCCTGATTCTATGTGTTGTTTCTCCTACAGGTATTGGAACAGTGGACAGCCTGATTCTATGTGTTGTTTCTCCTACAGGTATTGGAACAGTGGACAGCCTGATTCTATGTGTTGTTTCTCCTACAGGTATTGGAACAGTGGACAGCCTGATTCTATGTGTTGTTTCTCCTACAGGTATTGGAACAGTGGACAATCTGATTCTATGTGTTGTTTCTCCTACAGGTATTGGAACAGTGGAGAGCCTAATGGTGGAAGAGCTGAGAACTGTGTGTATTTCTACTCCTCGTCATCAGACACCGGAGCTTGGTGGGACTattactgttactataaatacagATGGATCTGTGAGAAATAGGATTCATCCTCTGTACTCTCTCTGAACTACTAAATAAGATTTTGCTAAGTACTATCAATGAGAAACTATTTTCTGCTTATTCAATTTACCTTGTCAAGTACATACAATATATAACAATACAAATGTATAATACATCATAATAAAAATAACATAACATATGCAATAACAATACAATGACTTGATAACagaaagactgttctctctgttgtcGTGGAAATTCACCACTAAGGACTGAAATTCAAAGGAAATGAATCAATCTTTATTATCACAGTCATAGAGGTTTATTGAtgttaatttttatttttattactttttattttagtctacttgcaaaatatttttcttaactcttcttgaactgcacttttagttaagggctcgtaagtcatcatttcactgtaaaaGTCTACACTtcttgtattcggagcatgtgacaaataaagtttgatttgatttgatttgagactcTTCATACTGCGACACAAACAAGTCATATAAGCACGGTTGGTTCCTGCATGAGACTGACTGataccaggagggcgagaaaagagagactggaagAAGCAGGCGCTGAGACACTAAACGCTGGTCGTCTtgaacaaacaagatgaactggcacagacagaaaacaggtataaatacccaggggataattggggaagatgggcgacacctggaggggggtggagacaagcacaaggacaaggtgaaacagatcagggtgtgacactataTGTgttttacaaacacacacacacacacacacacacacacacacacacacacacacacacacacacacacacacacacacacacacacacacacacacacacacacacacacacacacacacacacatggagaaGTAACAACACGTGTAACCCTCCCACCTGAGAATCTGTGGTTTTCAGCCATTCATTTCCTGCGTTTCAGGAAGCAAAATCCATGTCACTTCAATCTCTCTGGATTAATGGTGatttagcatgtacatcttggtggggcaaactcaacaACTCCTACAATATAAACTGAACATTTTGttgaaaacaaatatttgaaGGTTAAGAAGACCCTTACCAAAAATGTATTGCCATTGGGCGAACCATATACACAATCGCAAATACCACTCAAATGGACGGCAGTTCATCCAAACCTCATGGCAAGTGGAACATGGCAAATGCGAAGTGTCATACACCAAAAATCCCAAAGATGGCGAGCGTGCTCTACCGTAGATTTTCATTTGGCAtatgaccatttatcaacaaaaaaatgatCAATTATTCATATGTTATAACTGTATGAACATACATTTGTCTTATTTTATTTAGTTTATtcatgttttgtccatttgcaatatatgATCATAGGAAGTCGGCTTCTGGAcccaaaagtcagtgaaccatggCCAAATGGCATAAGAAATGTCCAAATGCCATACATACGTATTGAAAGTACCAAATCAGGATGTTATGTCCACTTGCAATATATGATCATAGGAAGTTGGCGCACGGCTGTCCATTTGCAATGTCTTACAATAGGCATTTACCATCACAAATTTGACATGCAGTAATATACTGCAGAAATGCCCAATTGATTGGCCCATTGAAAtcgggatggccgggcagtgatagtggttcctctccatcgctcgttggtgttgatttcagcATGTCAATTAGGTGATGGTTCGTCACTGTTTAAACTTATTGCAGGTGTACAAATGTCAGCCATCAAGTTAGCGTCCGTCAGTCAATAAGATATCATTCTGAATACCAAACTGATACAAACTGACACCAAAACCACTTtgtccaactcgtttagaagccaactatcacatatttcagagaaggcccaaaattcacagcgccttctgtttaacttctagttgcacacaatcccggatccgggagcacccccatcagtaaaaaagctgactagcatagcctagcatagcgtcacaagtaaatactagcatctaaatatcattaaatcacaagtccaagacaccagatgaaagatacacatcttgtgaatccagccatcatttctgatttttaaaatgttttacagggaagacacaatatgtaaatctattagctaaccacgatagcaaaagacacaactttttttccccaccatttttttcatgcataggtagctatcacaatttcgaccaaataaagatataaatagccactaaccaagaaacaacttcatcagatgacagtctgataacatatttattgtatagcatatgttttgttcgaaaaatttgcatatttcaggtataaatcatagtttaccattgcagccaccatcacaactctcacctaagcaactagaataactacagagaccaacgtgaattacctaaatactcatcataaaacatttatgaaaaatacacagcgtacagcaaatgaaagacaaagatctt
This genomic interval from Salvelinus alpinus chromosome 6, SLU_Salpinus.1, whole genome shotgun sequence contains the following:
- the LOC139579566 gene encoding C-type lectin domain family 12 member B-like isoform X2, with the translated sequence MDIDDSIYANQRPIMPRKKDGAGDQHSVSCQCWKRYSGAAAVCLGLLCVLLLAGITGLLLYQRNQLTSSNTLTKERDQLQTSDNNLTAERDQQQTSNNTLTLERDQLQTRYNNLTAERDQLQTRYNNLTEERDQLQTRYNTLTKESYQLQKEIVRLKQSTVEKVCPRGWKKLGSSCYYVSTEYKSWEESRQDCRYRGADLVVIKSQEQQVLEQWRA
- the LOC139579566 gene encoding CD209 antigen-like protein C isoform X1; protein product: MDIDDSIYANQRPIMPRKKDGAGDQHSVSCQCWKRYSGAAAVCLGLLCVLLLAGITGLLLYQRNQLTSSNTLTKERDQLQTSDNNLTAERDQQQTSNNTLTLERDQLQTRYNNLTAERDQLQTRYNNLTEERDQLQTRYNTLTKESYQLQKEIVRLKQSTVEKVCPRGWKKLGSSCYYVSTEYKSWEESRQDCRYRGADLVVIKSQEQQTLVNWLCGVYDYVWIGLTDSVTEGTWKWVDDTRLTTTYWNSGEPNGGRAENCVYFYSSSSDTGAWWDYYCYYKYRWICEK